The nucleotide window GGCACCGTCCAAGTACGTCGCGTACTTCGAGACGCCGACAACCTGGTCGCGGCCGCCGATCTCCCACATCGTCTGGGCGGCGCTGGGCTGGAGTGTCGTCACCCGCTCGGGGCGCTCCGTCACCGTCACCTCCGTCCCGGTGGCGTCGGTCGTCGTCACCGGGAACTCACACGTCGTCTGTGTCTGTGCCTGGATCTGTTCCTGTGTCTGTGCCTGGATCTGTTCCTGTGTCTGTGGCTGTACACCGACTGCGCCCGCGGCGGCGACGCCGACCGGGGCGAGAGCGAGCAACGCGACGACCGCCAGGGTCGCCGCCAGTCTCTTGAACTCGGTCACGTCAGTCTCGTGGACCGAAGGCAATATATGCTTGACTAAATCAAGTGAGTTTGTACCCGTGCAGCGAGTGTGGCGACGGACGGCGGCGTACGCCGCGGCCGCGACGGTGGTGCTAGTCGTGTCGGTCGTCGTCAGCGCCGGCGTCGGTCCGGTTTCGATTCCGGCGCTGGAGGTCGCGGCAGTGGTGTTGAACGCCGTCAAGCTCCCGGTCGGGGTGTCGTTCGACGGTGCCCCGGGGCTGCTCCAGACGCCCGGAATGACAGTCGAGTTCGTCAGTCTGTTCGACTTCTCCGTCGACCGAACGTACGCCGTGATCGTTCGGACGGTTCGACTGCCGCGCATCCTGCTGGCGGCGCTCGTCGGAATCGCGCTGTCTGCCGCCGGCACCGTGATGCAGGGGTTCTTCCGCAACCCGATGGCCGACCCCTCTATCGTCGGGGTGTCGTCGGGCGCCGCCGTCGGTGCCGTCGCCGCCATCGTCTTGCCGTTCGCGCTCCCGTTCGGGCTCGGGCTCCAGGCGGCCGCCTTCCTCGGCGGGCTCGTCGCCGGCTTCGCCGTCTACCTGATCGCCACCCGGGACGGTCGGACGCCGACCGCGACGCTGTTGTTGGTCGGGGTGGCCATCCAGACGCTCCTGAGTGCGGTCGTCTCGACGATGATCCTCTTCTCCGGGAAGTCGATGCGCCGTGTCGTGTTCTGGCTGATGGGCCACCTGAAGAACGCCGGCTGGGACGAGGTGGCCGTCGCGGCCGTCGTCGTCCCGCCGCTCGTGGTCGCGCTGTCGGCGTACGCCCGCGACCTGAACGTACTCTTGCTGGGCGAGGGGGACGCCGGCGCGCTCGGGGTCGAGGTGGAACGCTCCAAGCGAGCCCTGTTGGCAATCTCGTCGGTGTTGACGGGCGCGGCCGTCGCCGTCACCGGCGTGATCGGCTTCGTCGGGCTGATCGTCCCGCACGGCGTCCGGCTGCTCGTCGGCCCGGACCACCGCGTCCTGTTGCCGACGAGCGCACTCGCCGGCGGCAGCTTCCTCGTCGTCGCCGACACGGTCGCTCGGTCGGGCGTCGTGGAGATCCCGGTCGGCGTCGTCACCGCCGCCGCCGGCGCCCCCTTCTTCCTGTACCTCCTCCGCACCAGGGAGGTGTACGAGCTGTGACGGGAGCGCTGTCGGCGTCGGACCTCCGGGTCCGACTCGGCGGGGAACCCGTGTTGACGGACGTGTCACTCGCCGTCGACCGCGGGGAGTTCGTCGGGCTCGTCGGCCCGAACGGCGCCGGCAAGACCACGCTCCTCCGGACGCTCAACGGGACGCTCACCCCCGACTCGGGGACGGTCCGCGTCGACGACGCCCCGCTGTCGGACCACTCCAGCCGCGAGATCGCTCGCCGGGTGGGGACCGTTCCACAGGGGACGAGCCTCTCGTTCGACTTTTCCGTCGCCGACGTGGTGGAGATGGGTCGGACGCCGTACGTCTCCCGGTTCGGTCGGACGGACGCAGACGACCGCGCCGCCGTCGACGACGCGATGGCCGCCGCGGAGGTGACGGAGTTCGCCGACCGTTCCGTCCAGACCCTCTCGGGCGGCGAGCGTCAACGCGTCCTCCTGGCCCGGGCGCTCGCTCAGGAGACACCCGTGCTCCTCTTGGACGAACCGACCGCGAGTCTCGACATCAACCACCAAGTGCGCACGCTGGGGCTCGTCCGGTCGACCGTCGACGGCGACCCCGGTCGGGCCGTGTTGGCAGCGATCCACGACCTCGACCTGGCTGCCCGGTACTGTGACCGACTACTGTTGCTCGCGGACGGCGAGATCCAGGCCGCCGGTGACCCGGCGACCGTCCTCGGGAGCGACGCGCTCCGGACGGCGTTCGGCGTCCCGACGGAGCTCAGCCGCGACCCCACGACCGGAACCCCGCGGGTGACGGCGCTGCCAGACGACGCCTCCGGCTCGTCCGAGTCGTCCGAGAGGGCCGGAACGTCCGAGTCGTCCGAGAGGGCCGGAACGTCCGAGTCACCCGGAGGGGTCGAGGCGTCCGAGTCGTCCGAGAAGGCCGGAACGTCCGAGTCACCCGGAGGGGTCGAGGCGTCCGACGAGTGACGCGACGGCGCTCCGGTCGGGCGTCCGCGGACGGACCGACGGCCACGACCGACACGCCCTTGACCGCGGCCCGCCGACAGCGGGTCGTGAACGCACCGTGTGTCCGAGTCGCCCGCGAGCGCGGGGAGACGACCCGCGAACGGCTCGCCGACGCCGGGCTGTTGGACGGCGACCGCCGGATCGAGGTCGAAGACGGCCGGATCTACGTCCCCGTCGTCGACCCGGACGCGGTGCCGTCGGAGCTGCCCGTCGTCGACCGTGCGACCGGCGAGCGCGACCGACAGACCACGCCCGCGGATCTGCTGGACGAAGAACCCACCTACGAACGGCTCGGCGACGTGGTGGTGATCGACGAGGACGACCCGAGCCGGGCACGCGAGGTGGCCGACGCCGTCGTCGACTCCGACGTGCCCTGTCAGGCCGTCGTCGACCGCGCCTCGAAGGTCCAGGGGGAGTACCGCGTCCGGGAGTGGACGCTCCTGGCCGGCGAGGAGACGGAGACCGTCCACCGGGAGTACGGCCACGAGTTCTTGGTAGACCCGACGACGGTGTACTTCTCACCCCGGCTGGCGACGGAGCGTCACCGCGTGATCGAACAGGTCCAGCCGGACGAGCGACTCCTCGACATGTTCGCCGGCGTCGGCCCGTTCGCCGTCCCCGCGGCCAGCCGGGACGCCGAGGTCGTCGCCGTCGACGCCAACCCCGCCGCCGTGCCGTTCCTCCGGGAGAACGCCCGCCGCAACGCTGTCGCCGACCGCGTGACCGCCGTCGAGGCGGACGTGCGCACCCTCGCGGACGGCGACGGGGGGTACCGCGGCTGGGCCGACCGACTGATCGCCAACCTCCCGCACTCCGCAGACGAGTTCCTGGACACCGCCGTCGCGCTCGCGGGCGACGACTGTGTCCTTCACTACTACGACATCCAACACGAAGACGACCCGTTCGGTCCCGGCGAGCGGGCTATCCGTGCGGCCGCCGGCGACGAGTACGACGTGAGTGTCGAGACTGAGCACGTCGTCCGGTCGTACGCACCCCACGAACTCAACGTCTGTCTGGACGTGCGGCTCACCCGACGCGAGCCCGCGCAGGGGGAGTTATCAGATCCGGGCGAGTAGGGGTCGGACGTGGACTCCCGGACGACGGTCGAACGGATCGGGCGTGGGCTGGAACGGCCGCTCGGGTTGGCGGCGCTCGTCGTCGCCGTCGACATCGTCGGCGCCGCGCCCGCGCTGTTGGCCGGACCGGACACCGCGTGATTCGCCACGCTGGACAAGCCCGCGATCTACCCCCCGTCGGCGACGTTCGCCGTCGCCTGGACGACGTTGTTCACCCTGCAGGGCGTCGCCGTCTGGCTCGTCGTCCGGTCGCCGCCCGGGCGTGCTCGGACGATCGCGCTCGCGGCGTTCGTCGGCCAGTTCGTCGTCAATCTGGCGTGGACGCCGACGTTCTTCGGGCTCCAGGCGATCCGGCCGCGCTGGCCGTCGCCGGGCTGCTCGTCCCCACGGTCGCCGCGACGGCCGTCCTGTTCGGTCGAGTCGACCGGCGTGCCGCTTTCCTGTTGATTCCGTACCTCCTGTGGGCCGGGTTCGCGGTCCTGCTCACCGCTCGGTTCCTCGCCGTGAACTGAGCGGACGGCCTGGTGGCGGTCTGTCACGCACTTATTAAGTCGCCGGCGGGCGTACGTTCTCGTATGGCTCTCGAACGTCTCCGATCCGGACTGAAGTACGCTGGCTACGGCGTAGCCCTCGCGGGGGCGGCCGCCGCCGTCTCGCGCGGGCTACGCGCCCGGGCCGGCGAACTCGAACCGCCGTTGAGCGGCGACCACGACACCCTCCGGTGGCGTGGGATGGACGTCGGCTACACCGAGGCCGGCGACCCGGACGACGACACCCTCGTGCTCGTTCACGGGATCAACGCCGCCGGCTCCAGCGGGGAGTTCCGCGAGATCTTCGACGACCTCGCGGCCGACCACCACGTCGTCGCGCCGGATCTCCCCGGGTTCGGCTGCTCCGACCGACCGCCGCTGCGCTACTCCGCCGCGCTGTACGAGGACTTCCTCGCGGACTTCCTGGCCCGCTACGACGAGCCGGCCGTGCTCGCCTCCTCGCTGTCGGCCGCCTACACCGCCGCCGCGTTGGACCGGGGCGACGTGACCGCGAGCCGGCTCGCGCTCGTCTGCCCGACCGCGACCGGCGGCCCGGAGCCGCCCAAGGCCTGGCTGCGGGAACTACTCCGAGCGCCCGTCGTCGGCGAAGCGGTCTACAACGTCCTCGGGTCGAAGCCGTCGATCCGGTACTTCAACGCCGACCACGGCTACTGGGACCCGGAGAAGGCCGGCGACGACTGGCAGGAGTACGAGTGGCGCACGGCCCACCAGGAGGGCGCCCGCTTCGCCCCCGCATCGTTCATCTCCGGCAGCCTCAACAGCGACGTGGCGCTGGGCCCGCTCCTGTCGGAGCTGGACGTGCCGACGACGATCCTCTGGGGCCGCGAGGCCGACCTCCCGCCGCTGGCGGAGGGGCGCGAGTTGGCCGAGACCGCCGACGCCCGGCTCGTCGTGTTCGACGACGCCCTCCTGCTC belongs to Halobaculum sp. MBLA0143 and includes:
- the btuC gene encoding vitamin B12 ABC transporter permease BtuC: MQRVWRRTAAYAAAATVVLVVSVVVSAGVGPVSIPALEVAAVVLNAVKLPVGVSFDGAPGLLQTPGMTVEFVSLFDFSVDRTYAVIVRTVRLPRILLAALVGIALSAAGTVMQGFFRNPMADPSIVGVSSGAAVGAVAAIVLPFALPFGLGLQAAAFLGGLVAGFAVYLIATRDGRTPTATLLLVGVAIQTLLSAVVSTMILFSGKSMRRVVFWLMGHLKNAGWDEVAVAAVVVPPLVVALSAYARDLNVLLLGEGDAGALGVEVERSKRALLAISSVLTGAAVAVTGVIGFVGLIVPHGVRLLVGPDHRVLLPTSALAGGSFLVVADTVARSGVVEIPVGVVTAAAGAPFFLYLLRTREVYEL
- a CDS encoding heme ABC transporter ATP-binding protein, which codes for MTGALSASDLRVRLGGEPVLTDVSLAVDRGEFVGLVGPNGAGKTTLLRTLNGTLTPDSGTVRVDDAPLSDHSSREIARRVGTVPQGTSLSFDFSVADVVEMGRTPYVSRFGRTDADDRAAVDDAMAAAEVTEFADRSVQTLSGGERQRVLLARALAQETPVLLLDEPTASLDINHQVRTLGLVRSTVDGDPGRAVLAAIHDLDLAARYCDRLLLLADGEIQAAGDPATVLGSDALRTAFGVPTELSRDPTTGTPRVTALPDDASGSSESSERAGTSESSERAGTSESPGGVEASESSEKAGTSESPGGVEASDE
- a CDS encoding class I SAM-dependent methyltransferase family protein is translated as MNAPCVRVARERGETTRERLADAGLLDGDRRIEVEDGRIYVPVVDPDAVPSELPVVDRATGERDRQTTPADLLDEEPTYERLGDVVVIDEDDPSRAREVADAVVDSDVPCQAVVDRASKVQGEYRVREWTLLAGEETETVHREYGHEFLVDPTTVYFSPRLATERHRVIEQVQPDERLLDMFAGVGPFAVPAASRDAEVVAVDANPAAVPFLRENARRNAVADRVTAVEADVRTLADGDGGYRGWADRLIANLPHSADEFLDTAVALAGDDCVLHYYDIQHEDDPFGPGERAIRAAAGDEYDVSVETEHVVRSYAPHELNVCLDVRLTRREPAQGELSDPGE
- a CDS encoding TspO/MBR family protein, with the protein product MYPPSATFAVAWTTLFTLQGVAVWLVVRSPPGRARTIALAAFVGQFVVNLAWTPTFFGLQAIRPRWPSPGCSSPRSPRRPSCSVESTGVPLSC
- a CDS encoding tryptophan-rich sensory protein, with the protein product MFGRVDRRAAFLLIPYLLWAGFAVLLTARFLAVN
- a CDS encoding alpha/beta fold hydrolase, whose translation is MALERLRSGLKYAGYGVALAGAAAAVSRGLRARAGELEPPLSGDHDTLRWRGMDVGYTEAGDPDDDTLVLVHGINAAGSSGEFREIFDDLAADHHVVAPDLPGFGCSDRPPLRYSAALYEDFLADFLARYDEPAVLASSLSAAYTAAALDRGDVTASRLALVCPTATGGPEPPKAWLRELLRAPVVGEAVYNVLGSKPSIRYFNADHGYWDPEKAGDDWQEYEWRTAHQEGARFAPASFISGSLNSDVALGPLLSELDVPTTILWGREADLPPLAEGRELAETADARLVVFDDALLLPHVEFPRQFVDAVRGDTADAERPVTVERE